In the Caenorhabditis elegans chromosome X genome, one interval contains:
- the igcm-4 gene encoding receptor protein-tyrosine kinase (Confirmed by transcript evidence), with product MDSFKMGAVFLLIITMVNSAIIRPHVEAARGMPPRMRNVETKFRIPLGQKQFRLVCPIIATEKDSTMIQWSKNGEQLDWDSQYKLSKDSKELKMKSVKFEDSGRYQCQATNGFGHKTIEFIVHVHDQHDKENSVKDYLVLSNTTASPSWLIDMNSEWRSPIKINTGGKLELRCPAQGNPLPEIRWYQNEMEISEKTHKHVSTITVEPVESSHSGVYRCVVENPLGSLSFAFDVSVGDFFDPTTTEATEYQETAMEPVIDQPYNISVYAGHTAQFQCKVKSNENTIIKWLKEVSDPLSIRRKDPNSTVIHVNGMNLLVLDHIQTESSLPQEDMDNIYTNRLTIHKVDYHHAGKYICVVTSAQGQIVYKSAELKVLSAYDFTFPFKSDGFLVLLAVVVTLFIFVVILAIIWLKKNQESTSGKDLKPPPPPRMPPPAAPQDNDWSSDRTLHSSKPLLLHNSMFKHTNPIKFHAATMDRKNMIRAERRFDEVSNVYDNSTLQPYHIQQRNNNSIYNGGYRTLEVYNHRNYPTSEEYTDQDMFYYK from the exons ATGG attcattcAAAATGGGTGCCGTATTTTTGCTAATCATCACAATGGTCAACTCGGCAATCATTCGACCGCACGTTGAAGCAGCGCGTGGAA TGCCCCCACGTATGCGCAATGTTGAGACCAAATTCCGTATCCCGCTGGGTCAGAAACAGTTCAGGCTGGTGTGTCCCATAATTGCGACTGAGAAGGACAGTACAATGATTCAATGGTCTAAAAATGGAGAGCAG CTCGACTGGGACAGTCAATACAAACTTTCCAAGGATAGCAAggagctgaaaatgaaatctgtaaaatttgaagataGTGGACGCTACCAGTGTCAAGCTACAAATGGATTTGGGcataaaacaattgaatttattgttcATGTGCATGATCAACACGATAAAGAAAACTCTGTAAAGGATTATCTTGTACTTTCAAATACAA CGGCCAGTCCAAGTTGGTTGATTGACATGAACTCGGAATGGAGATCGCCTATCAAGATCAACACGGGAGGGAAACTTGAGTTGCGCTGTCCGGCGCAAGGAAACCCGTTGCCTGAGATTCGATGGTATCAGAACGAAATGGAAATAAGCGAGA aaactcacAAACATGTGTCTACAATCACAGTTGAGCCCGTCGAGAGCTCTCACAGTGGAGTTTACCGGTGCGTTGTCGAAAATCCATTGGGTTCTTTATCATTTGCATTCGATGTATCAGTAGGCGATTTCTTTGATCCAACAACAACAGAAGCTACAGAATACCAAGAAACCGCGATGGAGCCTGTCATTGACCAACCGTATAATATTAGTGTCTATGCAGGGCACACTGCACAGTTCCAGTGCAAAGTCAAGTCAAATGAGAACACGATTATTAAATGGCTGAAAGAAGTTTCTGATCCACTTTCTATCCGTCGAAAAGATCCCAATTCTACCGTAATTCATGTAAATGGAATGAACCTGTTGGTGCTAGATCATATTCAAACAGAGTCTTCACTACCACAAGAAGACATGGACAATATCTATACAAATAGACTAACTATTCACAAAGTTGATTATCATCATGCTGGAAAATACATTTGCGTCGTGACAAGTGCTCAGGGTCAAATTGTTTACAAGTCTGCTGAGCTGAAAGTTCTCTCTGCATACGACTTCACCTTCCCGTTCAAATCGGACGGTTTCCTTGTACTACTTGCAGTAGTTGTcactttattcatttttgttgtCATACTGGCAATCATCTGGCTCAAAAAGAATCAGGAGTCGACGTCAGGCAAAGATCTGAAGCCGCCACCACCACCTCGAATGCCACCACCAGCTGCTCCGCAGGATAATGATTGGTCCAGTGACAGAACGCTACACTCATCAAAGCCTCTCCTTTTGCACAATTCAATGTTTAAACACACAAATCCGATCAAATTTCATGCAGCAACAATGGACAGAAAGAATATGATAAGAGCTGAGAGAC GATTCGATGAAGTTTCGAACGTCTACGACAACAGTACACTCCAGCCATACCATATTCAACAAAGAAACAATAATTCGATATACAATGGTGGCTACCGGACACTTGAAGTTTACAACCATCGGAATTATCCAACATCAGAAGAATACACCGATCAGGATATGTTTTATTATAAGTAG
- the Y102A11A.1 gene encoding MARVEL domain-containing protein (Confirmed by transcript evidence), with protein MTKYIRVKESYCGCISVQYFAIIASCITLAFQLTFSIFFLIYGQLWGLIPMALTIASHLFFMIVILQFKSTISITIYSGIEIAFSFVILGFSIWILSFILDPKVSFVYNFCATKLLYTSCYGGTQLVSLIWGCIFIIFFFASVLLLPVFRTTWRNIKVTRKSSSVYIDGDNAPVPPVQPIFNINSGPPAAQPAPQQIMIPPQLFNQQMPQLQNPQQHNQISQQTQSQMLQPQRPQQLYPASSAIMQPSGVIHLNLYTIQLPNGHQTYTTSSPIIDQLSSNYLDSVSQTEQIIEERL; from the exons ATGACCAAATATATTCGAGTAAAAGAATCATATTGTGGTTGCATAAGTGTTCag tATTTTGCAATTATAGCCAGTTGTATCACATTGGCTTTTCAATtgactttttcaatattttttcttatttatggCCAATTATGGGGCTTGATACCAATGGCTCTTACAATAGCAagtcatttgttttttatgaTTGTCATTCTCCAGTTTAAATCAACTATTTCAATTACAATTTATAGTGGAATAGAG atagCGTTTTCTTTCGTCATTTTAGGGTTTTCCATCTGGATTTTATCTTTTATACTTGATCCAAAAGTATCCTtcgtttacaatttttgtgcaACAAAATTGTTATACACAAGCTGTTACGGTG GAACTCAGCTAGTTTCATTAATATGGGGCTGTATTTTCATTATATTCTTCTTCGCAAGTGTCCTTCTTCTCCCGGTTTTTCGAACCACGTGGAGAAACATCAAAGTGACCCGCAAATCATCCTCGGTATACATAGACGg AGATAACGCGCCTGTCCCTCCGGTGcaaccaattttcaatatcaaCTCCGGCCCTCCGGCTGCTCAGCCAGCTCCACAACAAATTATGATACCTCCTCAGTTGTTCAATCAACAAATGCCTCAATTACAAAACCCACAGCAACACAATCAGATCTCCCAACAAACTCAGTCGCAAATGTTGCAACCACAACGACCACAACAACTCTATCCAGCATCTTCTGCCATAATGCAGCCTTCGGGTGTGATACACTTAAATCTCTATACAATTCAGCTTCCCAACGGACATCAAACTTATACAACTTCTTCCCCAATTATTGATCAACTTAGTTCTAACTACCTTGATAGTGTATCTCAAACTGAGCAGATAATCGAAGAACGGTTATAG
- the F49H12.7 gene encoding Exostosin domain-containing protein (Confirmed by transcript evidence) produces MTIPVAKPYPSGEGVEYPRNMYFFDNATNDEIVILEEQQHDPRVILLAQLRNCLFVPYRQTFKTNVPEVVYNDFTDRSSHWKDYVDKGGWKNIRKSHQLIAKLVANSIAQEYHLLAKIGEEQKCSFGLENIALHLRDVISMETFFTSLLF; encoded by the exons aTGACAATTCCGGTTGCAAAACCATATCCCAGTGGAGAAGGTGTGGAATATCCCagaaatatgtattttttcgaCAATGCAACTAACGatgaaattgtgattttagaGGAGCAGCAACATGATCCAAGAGTCATTCTGTTAGCTCAACTACGTAATTGTCTATTTGTACCTTATCgacaaacatttaaaacaaacGTTCCAGAAGTAGTATAT AACGACTTCACTGATAGAAGTTCTCATTGGAAAGACTATGTAGACAAAGGAGGATGG aaaaatatcagaaagtCACATCAACTTATTGCTAAATTGGTGGCAAATAGTATTGCACAAGAATATCAtttattggcaaaaattggaGAAGAACAAAAGTGCTCG TTCGGCCTCGAGAACATTGCACTTCATCTTCGCGATGTCATCAGCATGGAAACGTTCTTCACGAGTCTTCTATTCTAA
- the acl-4 gene encoding Phospholipid/glycerol acyltransferase domain-containing protein (Confirmed by transcript evidence) has protein sequence MLGIEHLLFVLTTFAFPPVALTVLLCIILATFGKSLGLRQMYVDTLINIFEWGARQIKTTEKIRRKESALTAPFFLNKLSEEADDDEDEIRSMETPHFEATDGITDDEIEARSETESHDSGEDFPSVDSDFGDESCLKRKFGSTTSLASVGSCCSLRNRKMSESSTLGIIKRETQIYLDDNFSEDIPDEVFVRSRGWAAIRDSVDFVKAGMEAIIEDEVTSRFEAEQLVSWNMLTRTSIKFYQFVNWKLSALWILGFMFRYCVMLPLRFTVFCIGLVFLISSTALIGLVPIGNWKKALNHKCMLICYRILSRSLTAVVYFHDEHYKAQAQGICVANHTSPIDALILSIDNVYALIGQKHEGLLGIVQRALSRASSHIWFERSEAKDRLVVAQKLKEHCTNPDKLPILIFPEGTCINNTSVMMFKKGSFEIGTTIYPIAMKYDSRFGDAFWNSSEQSWCGYIMRMMTSWAIICNVWYLPPMTRRDGEDAVDFANRVKKEIANKGGLVDLEWDGGLKRAKVPPKMVAKQQERYANRLSRYTSVSEVVKDEDVDVTSDYLVDKPVSGYNSLEDLPEDVFIDEEEDETIDAHDENENDDPAGESNILPNKPLSDTVSLVKT, from the exons ATGCTCGGAATCGAGCATTTGCTCTTTGTATTAACTACATTTGCCTTTCCACCAGTGGCACTGACCGTCTTGCTATGCATCATTCTGGCAACATTTGGAAAGTCCCTTGGATTGCGGCAGATGTACGTGGACACATTGATCAACATATTCGAG TGGGGTGCTCGCCAAATCAAAACAACCGAAAAGATTAGAAGGAAAGAGAGCGCTCTGACCGCtccattttttctcaacaagCTTTCCGAAGAAGCCGATGACGACGAAGATGAGATCAGAAGTATGGAGACTCCACATTTTGAAGCCACAGATGGAATCACGGATGATGAAATTGAGGCTCGGAGTGAAACGGAAAGCCATGATTCTGGAGAAGACTTTCCGTCAGTTGACTCTGACTTTGGTGACGAGTCGTGTTTAAAGAGAAAGTTTGGATCAACTACTA GTCTCGCCTCCGTTGGATCATGCTGCAGTCTCCGAAATAGAAAGATGTCTGAAAGCAGCACAT TGGGAATCATCAAACGAGAGACACAAATCTACCTTGACGATAACTTTTCTGAAGACATTCCTGATGAGGTGTTTGTCAGAAGTCGAGGATGGGCTGCAATTCGTGATTCGGTAGATTTTGTGAAGGCTGGAATGGAGGCGATAATTGAGGACGAGGTGACGAGTCGGTTCGAAGCGGAACAGTTGGTGAGCTGGAACATGTTGACCAGAACCAGCAtcaaattttatcagtttGTCAA CTGGAAGTTGAGTGCTCTATGGATTCTTGGGTTCATGTTCCGCTACTGCGTTATGTTGCCACTTCGCTTCACTGTTTTCTGCATCGGTCTCGTGTTTTTGATCAGTTCGACAGCGCTCATTGGTCTTGTTCCAATTGGAAACTGGAAAAA AGCTCTCAACCACAAGTGTATGCTTATTTGCTACCGAATCCTTTCAAGAAGTCTCACGGCTGTGGTATACTTTCACGATGAACACTATAAAGCGCAGGCACAAGGAATCTGCGTCGCAAACCACACCTCTCCAATTGATGCTCTCATTCTTTCCATCGACAATGTATATGCATTGATCGGACAGAAACACGAAGGACTCTTGGGTATTGTACAAAGAGCACTTTCGCGAGCTTCAAGTCATATTTGGTTTGAGAGAAGTGAAGCCAAGGATCGTCTTGtagttgctcaaaaattgaaggaacATTGCACCAATCCGGATAAACTTCCAATTTTGATCTTCCCAGAAGGCACCTGCATCAATAACACGTCTGTTATGATGTTTAAGAAAGGATCTTTTGAG ATTGGCACAACCATCTACCCAATTGCAATGAAATACGATTCACGTTTCGGAGACGCGTTCTGGAACAGCTCAGAGCAATCGTGGTGCGGATATATCATGAGAATGATGACTTCGTGGGCCATTATTTGCAATGTCTGGTACCTGCCGCCAATGACAAGACGAGATGGAGAGGATGCCGTCGACTTTGCGAACCgcgtgaaaaaagaaattgccAACAAAGGTGGCCTGGTCGATTTGGAATGGGATGGAGGACTGAAGAGAGCAAAAGTTCCGCCAAAAATGGTGGCCAAGCAGCAAGAACG atatgCCAATCGACTTTCTCGCTATACGTCTGTATCGGAAGTTGTCAAGGATGAAGATGTAGATGTTACTTCTGatt ATTTGGTAGACAAGCCGGTATCTGGATACAATTCTCTTGAGGATTTGCCAGAAGACGTTTTTATCGACGAGGAGGAAGACGAAACAATAG atgcacacgatgaaaatgaaaatgacgATCCTGCCGGCGAATCAAATATTCTTCCTAACAAACCTCTTTCCGATACAGTTTCTTTGGTGAAAACTTGA
- the acl-4 gene encoding Phospholipid/glycerol acyltransferase domain-containing protein (Confirmed by transcript evidence), translating into MEAIIEDEVTSRFEAEQLVSWNMLTRTSIKFYQFVNWKLSALWILGFMFRYCVMLPLRFTVFCIGLVFLISSTALIGLVPIGNWKKALNHKCMLICYRILSRSLTAVVYFHDEHYKAQAQGICVANHTSPIDALILSIDNVYALIGQKHEGLLGIVQRALSRASSHIWFERSEAKDRLVVAQKLKEHCTNPDKLPILIFPEGTCINNTSVMMFKKGSFEIGTTIYPIAMKYDSRFGDAFWNSSEQSWCGYIMRMMTSWAIICNVWYLPPMTRRDGEDAVDFANRVKKEIANKGGLVDLEWDGGLKRAKVPPKMVAKQQERYANRLSRYTSVSEVVKDEDVDVTSDSSSDLVDKPVSGYNSLEDLPEDVFIDEEEDETIDAHDENENDDPAGESNILPNKPLSDTVSLVKT; encoded by the exons ATGGAGGCGATAATTGAGGACGAGGTGACGAGTCGGTTCGAAGCGGAACAGTTGGTGAGCTGGAACATGTTGACCAGAACCAGCAtcaaattttatcagtttGTCAA CTGGAAGTTGAGTGCTCTATGGATTCTTGGGTTCATGTTCCGCTACTGCGTTATGTTGCCACTTCGCTTCACTGTTTTCTGCATCGGTCTCGTGTTTTTGATCAGTTCGACAGCGCTCATTGGTCTTGTTCCAATTGGAAACTGGAAAAA AGCTCTCAACCACAAGTGTATGCTTATTTGCTACCGAATCCTTTCAAGAAGTCTCACGGCTGTGGTATACTTTCACGATGAACACTATAAAGCGCAGGCACAAGGAATCTGCGTCGCAAACCACACCTCTCCAATTGATGCTCTCATTCTTTCCATCGACAATGTATATGCATTGATCGGACAGAAACACGAAGGACTCTTGGGTATTGTACAAAGAGCACTTTCGCGAGCTTCAAGTCATATTTGGTTTGAGAGAAGTGAAGCCAAGGATCGTCTTGtagttgctcaaaaattgaaggaacATTGCACCAATCCGGATAAACTTCCAATTTTGATCTTCCCAGAAGGCACCTGCATCAATAACACGTCTGTTATGATGTTTAAGAAAGGATCTTTTGAG ATTGGCACAACCATCTACCCAATTGCAATGAAATACGATTCACGTTTCGGAGACGCGTTCTGGAACAGCTCAGAGCAATCGTGGTGCGGATATATCATGAGAATGATGACTTCGTGGGCCATTATTTGCAATGTCTGGTACCTGCCGCCAATGACAAGACGAGATGGAGAGGATGCCGTCGACTTTGCGAACCgcgtgaaaaaagaaattgccAACAAAGGTGGCCTGGTCGATTTGGAATGGGATGGAGGACTGAAGAGAGCAAAAGTTCCGCCAAAAATGGTGGCCAAGCAGCAAGAACG atatgCCAATCGACTTTCTCGCTATACGTCTGTATCGGAAGTTGTCAAGGATGAAGATGTAGATGTTACTTCTGatt CTTCTTCAGATTTGGTAGACAAGCCGGTATCTGGATACAATTCTCTTGAGGATTTGCCAGAAGACGTTTTTATCGACGAGGAGGAAGACGAAACAATAG atgcacacgatgaaaatgaaaatgacgATCCTGCCGGCGAATCAAATATTCTTCCTAACAAACCTCTTTCCGATACAGTTTCTTTGGTGAAAACTTGA
- the txdc-12.2 gene encoding Thioredoxin domain-containing protein (Confirmed by transcript evidence), whose protein sequence is MKLLLLSLLAVAVLAKKESKEEIKDLSHGYPSAIEWVEFDKAIGIAKDLNKPIFFLIHKTWCGACKSLKRELKSSPKTDELIILSRKFVMVNVEDDEEPEDPKYSPDGGYIPRILFLDTDGNPLKTNNERKYKNNKYFYPLPAQIIDGMERALLEFGTDEEPAKGEVKSEKKEEKKEEAKKEEKKVEKKEEKKDKKKDEKKEEKKEKKEDKKKDEKKKDKKKEDKKDKKDKKDKKDKKDKKEKKDDKKSKKNKKEEL, encoded by the exons ATGAAGCTTCTACTTCTCTCCCTGCTGGCAGTAGCAGTTCTTGCCAAGAAAGAGTCAAAGGAAGAAATCAAAGATTTATCCCATG GATATCCAAGTGCTATCGAATGGGTTGAGTTTGACAAAGCTATTGGAATCGCGAAGGACTTGAATAAACCAATCTTCTTCCTCATTCACAAGACCTGGTGTGGAGCTTGCAAAT CTCTCAAGCGCGAACTTAAAAGTTCACCAAAAACCGATGAGCTTATCATTCTCTCTCGTAAATTTGTCATGGTGAACGTAGAAGATGATGAGGAGCCAGAGGATCCAAAATACTCACCAGATGGAGGATACATTCCAAGAATTTTATTCCTTG ACACCGACGGAAACCCATTGAAGACTAACAACGAGCGCAAGTATAAGAATAACAAGTACTTCTACCCACTCCCAGCTCAAATTATCGACGGAATGGAGAGAGCTCTTTTGGAGTTTGGAACTGATGAG gaaCCAGCCAAGGGTGAGGTCAAATCTGAGAAGAAGGAAGAGAAGAAGGAAGAGGCaaagaaagaagagaagaaagtAGAGAAGAAG gaggagaagaaggacAAGAAGAAGGATGAGAAGAAGgaggagaaaaaggaaaagaag GAAGATAAGAAGAAGgatgagaagaaaaaggaTAAGAAGAAGGAGGATAAGAAAGACAAAAAGGACAAGAAGGACAAGAAGGATAAAAAGGataagaaagagaaaaaggatGATAAGAAGTctaagaaaaataagaaggaAGAATTATAA